A stretch of the Gammaproteobacteria bacterium genome encodes the following:
- a CDS encoding DUF4129 domain-containing protein, which translates to MFQEQLPSAEEVSRTLADILAGPEFQAFEGGLSSRVLAELWVRFWDWVRGMFPGISESQAELLTVVVAAVCLGAVAYVVLRALPQTGPQSARRDPEAVPDERRTARDWLRIAGERARAAEYRHAATALYQGFVLTLERRGAVGFHPSKTPGEYALEVAGGGVIDEREKAETANFIRSFQELAFGQETPTLSGYRGLERLAGQAGCEGAPEAER; encoded by the coding sequence GTGTTCCAGGAGCAGCTTCCTTCCGCCGAGGAGGTGTCGCGAACCCTCGCAGACATCCTTGCGGGACCGGAATTCCAGGCCTTCGAGGGTGGGTTGTCGAGTCGCGTGCTGGCCGAGCTGTGGGTGCGGTTCTGGGACTGGGTCCGCGGCATGTTCCCTGGCATTTCGGAATCACAGGCCGAACTGCTGACCGTCGTCGTCGCGGCCGTCTGCCTCGGCGCCGTCGCCTACGTTGTGCTGCGCGCGCTGCCGCAGACGGGTCCGCAGTCGGCGCGGCGTGATCCGGAAGCGGTACCCGACGAGCGCCGCACCGCTCGGGACTGGCTGCGCATCGCCGGCGAGAGAGCGCGCGCCGCGGAGTACCGGCACGCCGCCACGGCACTGTATCAGGGATTCGTCCTCACGCTGGAGCGCAGGGGCGCGGTGGGTTTTCATCCGTCCAAGACCCCCGGGGAGTATGCGCTGGAGGTGGCCGGGGGCGGGGTCATCGACGAACGCGAGAAGGCCGAGACCGCCAACTTCATCCGCTCCTTCCAGGAGCTCGCCTTCGGCCAGGAGACCCCCACTTTGTCCGGCTACCGCGGTCTCGAACGGTTGGCCGGGCAGGCAGGGTGCGAAGGGGCGCCCGAGGCGGAGAGGTGA